The stretch of DNA TAGACATAATTAAACTAACAATAGGATTATACAGTCAAACTTCTGTATAACAATCTCGTTTGTTCTGGATATTTTTTTATGTTATAGCGAAttgttgttatagagaacatagACTATAATACAACATGAAATTTGGTTCTGgaaaaaacttgacttttatagtgaagtaTTGTTATATAAGGATGACGTTATAGAGATGTTTGACCGTATATATCTTTTGGCAATACGACATCTAGTAGATCCCAACCGCAAAATGCCCAAATGTTgtgtttcttcttctttatttttttccttttcatttgGTAAACCCCACCCCACAAACCCCCTCTCAAGGGGATAATAGTGATTTTCCCGATTTTTTTCTCCTTGATGACTCGAACTCTGAATCGCTTCATTAGAAGTGGGATTCTCTTACCACTTAGCAACATCTCTAGCAGTAGCATgaatttttttcccttttttgtgTTTCAGGAACTTACATCCAGTTCTGGATTTTAAAAGATTCAACTTCCAAGTTCCAACTTAGCATAAACTAGCAATAGGACTATATTTCTTTTGGCAATACGGTGAGTTTGGGCCATTTGATTTTTTgtgtgtttgggggggggggggggggggggcgtgtTTAGTGAGTTTTCCCAATGACTCATTGCAGTTATCTAATTTTGATTTAAGGGGACAATTAGTTTCAGAGTAATTGGATGACCAAAAATAACTTACGCATTTTGAAGGACAAAATATAAATTTACATGCTTATCTTGCAGTTTACTTTTTTTATGCTATTTGCATAACAATTGTAACTTCAGATAGATGTTAAATTACACATACTCCTGTAACAACTTTGTAAATGATGCCAAACAAACTTACAGATTCAAGAACAATCCAAGCTCAGCCAAGGAGATAGGTAGCCAGAAGTATCCTAGCGCAGTAAAAAGTAGCATAAtttagaaaaagaacaaaaaaagaaTAGAAACAACTGGAGAAAACAATCTTGGAATCCAACATTTGAAGTTGGTAAATAAAAACACTCTCCCCGCCACTCAGTCCATAATCTCGCTAAAAAGTAACTCCCCCTCCTCGCGCCTCCCGGCCCCCTCCCCCCGAATTGAGAGAAACTCTTTACTAGCCATATGCAAAAGCCATCTCTATTAGTCCTTTTTACTCCTATTATGTTTATTTAGCTTGAAGAGGAGCCTTGAAGCATTGCTAAAGTTGTCTAcacgtgacctataggtcacgggttcgaaccgtggaatacttgcattagggtaggatGCCTACGTCACACCCCTTAGGGTGCGACCCTTCCCCGAACCTGCATGAAATTTGGGATGCTTCGTGCACCGAGCTGTCTTTTATCTATGTTTATATAGCTCTTTGCGCTACAAATGCGATCATCAATCAATTTTGGTCCAACACCAGTAGCTCAAAGAGACAATTTTTTCGTTAATTAATCAAATATCATTTTATTGATATATGTTAAGGTATCAGACATTGGTTGAAGACTTGTTGTCTCCTCATATAGTTTCGGAAACTTCTCATCTCATTAGTTATCTTTTTGGGGTTGAGATATACTAAAGGTCAATTTTCTTAACATGGTATTAGCACCAGGCTCCTCCCTTGATGTGTTTCCTAATGTTTGTGCCCTATATAACCACGCTCTAATTATCCATGTCTGAGCGTGCAAGGGGATGTTATAGCATCCCACATCGGTTGACGGAGTGGATGTTGTCTCCTTATATGATCTAATCGAGTAAATCACACCTCATGAGCTAACTTTGGGAGTTAAATTAGACCTAACAATATCCAAGATTTGTATAGATACCACCAACTAGTTATTCTAGGGGTGTAGTTTAATTGATTGATGGATTAACAGaacaatttatacaaaaatttGCAAGTAACATCAATGTTATACTGGTCTTGACAACAAGTGGTCAGATATTTATCATCTCGTCAGATTCACCTAAGTGAAATTAAGAAACTAAGGGCTCGTTTAatttggtacgagggataaggGATAATTAATTCTCGGATTAAACTTGAAATGAGCTTATCCCGCGTTTGGTTGGGATAAAATTGCGGTATAACTAATACCGAGGTTAGTTATCACGGAATTATAGTGTTATTTGTTTTCCTATGGGAGGGTGAGATAACAATCCCGGGATAATTAATCCTGGGATAACTTGTTTCCCAACTAAACGACCCCTAAATGAATCATCATGCTATCAAGCATTGTACTCTTGTACATCAATGAACTACAAGAGAGACGATGTTGGAAGTATGACTAGCTAGAGTGGAGAGATTTTAGCAATGCATGATGACAAGTTCTAAAATCAAGTAAAATGGTATAAACTTACATTTCAAGCTCCAAAAAAATGTCGGATAGTCAAAAGAGAAGATAATAATTCTAATTCAAGTAAGAGCTAATTAAATTGAAATTGCTTTACTACTACCTAAAGTGTTAGAGGATCAAATCATGAATCTTTGCACAACAAGTCTAAAAAACAAGCCAAGGAGGGAGGAAAGCCTAGCGGTATTCGTATCAACGAGGGAACAAAGCAGAAAAAGGTCACCGTTAAGCTTCTGGGTAAGGGGTTTAAGGGGGAGCGGGTGAGGTTTACCGTATCAAAAAATTCCTCCATAAAGCCAGCATAACCTCGCGCATTTTTCCCTGGCTGCCTTTCATCTTATCATTAATATGAAATGCTTGGCATGCCTATAGTTCATCTTTATATTCTGCAATGTACAAGCAAGAGCTACTTGGTTACCAATAACATTAGGGCCGGGAGAAAGCtacttacaacaacaactatgcctCAGTCCAAAACAAGTTGGGGTGTCCGCTATATAAATCGTCTCTGACCAATAACaataggggggggggggggtgttataTCACTAACCTAGTGAGAATACTTATCCGAGTCCAACGAGCAAAGATCACAATAAAAATTGTGTACTGAAGGACATTATTAGAATTCACGGCATCTAACACTCACACATGAGTATAACAAACATCCCACTTCTACTGGAGTGGAGCTGCTTCCCATATTCGAATGTTTTTAATTCCTTAATTTTGTTGAGAGAATTCATTGCTAGCTCTCCATCTTCAGTAAAAAGTTATAGTTGTTAATTCTCCCTCAAAGAAAATTGAGTTAGGCGTAAAGAACTTCCCAACTAGGAATTTATAGATGTACCATTACACCATGCCAAATATAGTTTTCAAACAATATTTCCTCCACCAAGATGCTATAAAAATTGCACCAAGTCCTTACAAAATGCCTATATATCTAACATATTCTCCAATAGATTGGTGTGAATAAGCAACTTTACTATCACAAGCTACAGTAACACCATTTACCCCTCCCAATAGTCACAGCTAATAGTCAATTACTactaaaacaaataaataaaatataccaGATTTCTAGAGATGTTGTCCCAATACCAAATTTCAGACATATGGAGACTCATAAATTACTCACTTCAGCAAGTTCATAATCTGCTAAATACTTTTGGAAGTCTACATGCAGTATCTATAGTTGTTCAACATACAAACTAGATGAAGCCAAACAATTACTTGAGAGAAGTGTGGAATTACTTTCATAAtacaatttttgaaaatttatggAACAACATGTACTTAGAGCAAGTGCAAAAGTTATCAGACTCCTTTTGGACCTTTTATATACTTGTAAAATATTCAAGAAAGCgtatagagcccgtttggattagctgattatAAATTGCTGATAAGCTTGAagtgctgaaaaatatttttaagtgctgaaactgattcttaaaataagcatttacgtgtttggatagacgtgctgaaactgataataagcagttgatATGTTTGGTAGAAAAGTGCTGAAAAGTTGTTCTTTTGTTAAAAAGACTAAAATACTCttaaagtttttacaaaacaTTATGAATTCAAAAGTTTCTTTGTAGAGAAAATAATAAAcaacgaatatggaatgaagagaaaattaaaaaatttattttgggaaaaataatttgtaaattaaaaaatattattaaggataaactagtaaaagtcttggtcaaactaaaagtgaTTATAAGCTGAAAAGTCATAAGTTTGGGGTGACCAACTTATGGCTTATGGATGATTTTAACTTATAAGCACTTGGCTTATAAACACTTTCGATATTTACCAAACACGTAGAAAAACCAAAACGTGCTTATAAgccagtttgaccagcttataagcatagccaaacaccctctaagTCCCTTTTGCACTCATGTATAaatatttccacaattaagtCACTTAAAAGATAATTACAAACAGATTTATACGATAAACATTAATCGGTAATCTGCTAGCATGATATAATAGGCTAAACTTCACTAAGAGTAGTGTAATCTTACACTGTAAAGTGTATATAACTTAATCTATTCAAGAAAGTAATAGCTCAAGTTTACAATCCTAAAATCTGATATAGTGTCAAACATATGCAGTCACTGAATATAAACTAGGACTAAACCGACCCCAAAAAAAGCTCTATGAATACTACATCTCAACAAGAAATAGAAAGAACACAAACATGTAAGTGGTGCAAAGCCAATCCCGTTATCAAACAATTCACCAATTGCAGGAGTGAGAGAAGAATGAAAAACATATAccacaacaacaacgacaacaacaacaatgcttATTCCAAACAAGGGGTAGACTAGATGAATTCATATCACTTCATTTAAGTTAATTAATCTAAGCCCAAtactatataaaaataaaaataaaaagttctAGAAGTTCTCACATTTTCTCTGACGAGACTAAAAGACTCAAGAAAGCATTGAACCTAAACCAAACATATTACAACAagaacatacccagtattatcccacaccgtgaggTTTGGGGACGGAAgtatgtatgcagaccttaccctaccTTGTAAACTAAACATATTAATCCCAACTAATTGATATTGGTTATATAGATCTTTTAATTTTCATTCATTTGTACCCTATTATTCACTAAATTTGCATGGATTCTGAGAGATTTTAAATTTACTAAGACAACGGAATAGAGGAAAAGCatgattaaattaaatacctGCAAATCAAAAGAAGAAATAGTAAAGCTGTTTGATGTCGCCCCCGGCAGGCAATAGTGGCTGTCAAAAAGGGTTAGAATATTTAAGTGTAATTACAACGAAGGACTGCACTTAACAAAGAACAAATGAATTCTTTAAAATAGTAAATCAAATTCAAACTTGTGAAAATTAAAGCtcattaattatttatatttctCTAACCTTCATCGAAAATGCTGGAAGCAAAATCATATCAAATATAGAAGTCGAATTCAAATTAAAGTTCTACGCTTTACTGTAATTTTCTTCCTAATCCTCAAACAATAAACTAAGGCATATCATTTCCTAAATCTAAAGACAGATAATTAGAGTTTCAAAAAACCTACATAAAATATTACAAGAACCCACATAAATTTAACCAAATTACCCCATACTTAAAGAATGAATTAAAGAATCATCAACTTCCAAACTCAAATTACACATACAAGAAACAAGAATATCTTTACAAATAAAGTATACTTCCAAAAGGGTCCTCCTTTTACCCGAGTTTTATGCTCATTTAAGTCTCAGATTACACTCGAGATACAAAAAAATAAAGCCTGAAAACAAAGAGTTAAATCAAGAAATAGATCAATGAACTTTTACATgagaaaaggaagaaagaagagAATTTTCTGTTAGATTCAGAACAgtgattttatatattttttgcaaATATAGATGTACCGGAATTGTACTCTAGAAGGATAACTAATTAGTTATCCGTTAAGACAAAACAGTAACAGGCGTACCTCCCAAATCTAAATCCGTCCTCTTCTTCAGAGATAGTAATAACTACATGAAAAGACACGCTAAGTACAATATTAAAAtgggattttttttaaaaaggaacaGAGATTTACCTACATAATAAAACCCCAAAACCTCAAAAGTCTCAGACTCTTACCTGATCTGATAAATGTTCTGATTTTTTCAACTTCAGCTTCTTTCTGTCTAATCTCCAAAACCCACCAAGAGAACATGAATTGATAAATACAAACTGGTACATAAATAATGTAAAGGAAAGAATGAAAGAGAGAACAAGAGAAAAACACGTCAACAATCTTGACTGTCAATTTTTATTGTGGTGCAGTTTTTTTATTGGTTAACAAGTTAACAACATAGCATATATGGCAGTGCTAGTGTTGAATGTCGTGTCCATCTATAGCTACTGTTTTTTTTTGTTGAGTCAGATGTTAGATAGCTAACACGAGAAGATCAGAACGAAAAATACTGACAATAACAATAAAATTCGGCATAAAAAGAATAGTGTATACAGACCTTAGTTTAAGACAGATCATATATGCTGCTATCTTGAACAAGTGTAAGTGGTTTGAGTGGTGGAAGCaaagcaaaacaaaaaaaaaggggGAAAGTATATAGAGAGAGGTGACAGCAAGAGAAGTGAGCACACGCAAATGACAGTGTGTATACATCTTTATACAATTGCCTGCGTGTGCTCACTCTCTTCTGTCAGTCTTGATTCTCCTTGTCCCCCCTTCTCTTATTTGCTTCTCTCCCAACCACAAACATTACCATACATCTGAATTGTGTTGCTAAAGTCAGATCTAAAACCAAAACACAAACCCCTTTTATGGAAAAAACCTAGAACATACATCTACTGGCTTAAAACTCAAAGCGTCTAAATTCTGAATCTGCTATCTGCTACCCGTTATGTTAGCAGGAGATACAATTAGGGTTTTATGAGTATATCTGAGTTGTGTTGGAATACATCACACCCTAAACTCTAGTACTAGTAGTAGTAGAAAGGAAAAagatcttttactttttttttctctCAGTATGATGTGTTTTTTTCTAGGTACATGCAGTGGACAGAACATACACAAAACCCCATTAAAGAAACGAAACTTTTGACAGATAGAGAAAATATAATGTAAGGGGGGAAGAAAGAAAGGGAAGGAGATAATGGGGTACTGTGGCATGTGGGCAGTAGTAGTACaaaatgacttctttttctcacCACTAGCTAGTTGACTAATTTGTTTTGGTTTGATATGGTATCTCATCCAATTAGTTAAAGGACAAAAAACATAACCCACAAATGTCAATTGTGGAGATGTTAGATCTCAAATTTCGTAAAATTAATAGAGTACGACTTTTTAGTGAGATTTGTGCAACATAATTGTAAATTTGTTGGACTAGTAAATTTTGAATACAAGATAGTGAAACACTATACTCCTTTATTAATTTGTTTTTGATAATCGTATTATTTCAATTAGTTTGTGTGCAACTCAACTAATTTTACGAGTATTTATTACTTCCCTTCAATCAATAAAGTTATCAGACAACTTTGTTCATTAAGATTTGAACAAATAACATAAATTATTTACTAATATTTTTACCTTGTTTGAATTTGAACTTAAAATCTCATAGTCTTCAACCCACTCAACTAGTAATAGGATACACCATTGGACTTTACTCCTTATTTAtgcataaattatttttttgtccTTCCAAAATCCAACCAAACCTATGCTctctgttttaatttatatgGTATAATTTAAATGGGAACAAAGTTTAATtaaaaagatttttaaaattgtaatcttaaaatcttaaatacacTATCGCAGTTATGTGTGTtataaaacttttaaaaaatatgaTCTTAAACATGTTATAATCTTTGTGTTATTATAGAAATCTAtcattaagaataaaataaaagttaagttaaattatttttaactgATTAATAAGGAAATagtgattaaaaaaaaaaggaacagtatattttaatatgagattttatttaggattattttttaaatttctcgAACCAAACAAGCCTATATCTATATTTGACTTACTGTTGTGGATGATTCGTGACCGTTGATGAGATGTGGGACCACCGCATGAATATATCATCGGAAGTTGGACCAGCTATGGCTGCGTCATCCCAGGGAGACAGAATAAATAAATAGCACCCAACAATTATGTTTTTTAATGCGAAAAACCCCACTTTTCCTTTTATATATTTTCTAATGTTTTCCATTTTAATCCATCTTTTACTCTCTATGTTTCATACGATATATGGCTTGACTCAAGGTTCTAAgataaaattatttgaattgttgaGTAAATCTAAATGCAATTCTTAAAATTCTTAAAtagaatttatatttttaaaaattacataatAAGTGAAGTATTATATAAGTCACCCTAATTAAAAGTATTCTTTTAAAATCGAAATTTATTTATGAAgatttacaatcaagaacaaaaaCTTAATACGGATTCAATATTCATTACGCAACCACGAggcaaatgaaaaaaaaattattacggatgatttttataatgttaaaatgATTAGAGGTCCAATTTTATTGGTTTCAAAGTTTTGGGGTTAATATTGACTGAACTGTAGGGAACGAAAAAAAAATTGTCTAATTTCAAGTAGTTTGGGGACAAAATCTAACAGCTAGGGCATTTTTTTGAACTATTTAATTAACGATAAGGATTATTTTTTGCCAAAATAAAACGGATGGCAAATTAGCCCATTTTGAATAGCCGAAGAGCAAAATAGGACATTTTACCTAAAAGATATTATGGTAAAATAAAAGCTCCTTTGCATCTTTAAATAGTGATATCAGAGACGGATCGATGAGTTGCACTTTATGAATTCGAGATTGATATTCCATTACCGGTCATTTGATATATTGGATTCGAAGTCTATTACATATATTTATTTAGTGGTATTTTTAACGCATATACAAGAATTAAGTTGAGTTCGAATTAACTTATAAGGTTATTCTAAATCCGTCCTTGTGATAGCATCACATAAATTGATACAGATAATATAGTGGTAtttcttatttgtggaaaatattcTCTTCGTTTACTTTTACTTgacacgttttgacttttcacgctccttaaaaaataataaatgaagtgcataatttatcatgatactcatattaattgatgcatattttattggatttgagaaaataatttaaaatgagtaataaatactgtgggtataacagaaaaaaaaaattatcttctttTGATATGTGTAAAgtgacaaataaaaataaaaatatatttttaatatatatgcCAAGTAAAATTGAGGAGAGAGTAAGATTGAGGAGAGAGTAACGTGCAATTCTAAAGAGGGGGCATGCGTTTTGCTTTTTTGAAATTAAAAATTGTTAAAGTGAAATTTAAGCAGTACTTTATCCAAGGTAGTGATTAGCCAAGCTCCTTGAAACCAGGCGAGGGCGGCAATCAAGAAACTAGTGATTAGCTCATCTCAGGGTATACAATTTTTCAATTAGGGTAGTTTGGTACTATCGATGAGCAAAAATAATCCTGTAAAAAATTGTATTATTCCTTGATTGGTTATCGATCCTGGAATACGTTATTTCAGAATTAAAAATAGAACCGAAATGATTTATCTGTCAAATTGTGGAATAATAATCGCAAAATAAATTATTCCAGAATAAACAATAAAATTAACAATTCcagaatttatatatatacataataaacaatcaataagaaataatatcaaaataattaATCCCAATATAACTACTCATATCATAACTTGCCTTCAAACCACACAGACTCCTTAAAAGTTTATGTGAATGAGTAACATATATTATTATTAATCTATTTATTATCAAGCTAACCACTACTACTGCCAACCATCTCCACAACCAACCACCATTATATACTATATTTACCAGTCGTCTCCACCACAAAACCATCGCTATATCTGGGGCGGAGCCGGAGTGTAGTCAGCGGGTTCAGCTGAACTCAGTAATTTTGGTCCGAACTCtgtatttatcttaaaaaatttattgaatatgtataaattattaatttagaactcagtaaCTTAAAACGATTAGAATTTCGAACCCATAAACTTGAAATCCTGGTTCCGCCTCTGGCTATATCAACCACCACCATCAGAAGACCACCATTTGCCTCCACTGAGAAAATAACGGTTTTAATTATTAgtattcaaaaataaaataatgttatCTTAATAATTAGACGTGTATTTAAATTCAGATATAATATCTATGATTGTAGTGACATCATTGTCAAATAATTGGCAAACAAACTAGAGATGTCTTCAAATTTGTTATCATCAATACATTGTGGAAGGAGCTTTTGGAATAATATGTCAAATGCCAAATTATTTCATCATTGACAAAGTCATTGACTCGACAAAAAGACTTGGATATGAAAGTCTTTGAGCTAAAAAGTTATAAacacaaaattataaaataaaattataaaattagagGGAGTGGAGGCTGGAGTCAGTATTAGACTTGTGATTTAACCGATAATTTTAGGGGAGATGTTACTAAAGATCTTGAACATCTTTGATTGAGACTTTTCACCAAGAATTGCGGCTATCTAATGCAACCACTACCACTCtccttctttcctttcttttGCAATcgattcattatttatttttcttgatATATATAGATTGCAGGAAATAACCCCATATAGTCGCTTTTAAATATGTTAGTTTAAAAATATATTCAcaatttataatgtatttaaagattGATCAATTCGCTCAAATTTCAGGACATAGTGTCCTAAAGTTCGAAAACTGTGTCCAAAAATTCGAatcttatgtcctgaattttaaattaatagtTCAGAAATTCGGGAAACTTagtcctgaatttcaaattaaCAGTTTAGAAATTTAGGTCATGAATTTCAAATTAACAGCTCAACAATTTAGGATACAAAAATTCAGGATACTTTGTCCTGAAATTTAGACGAATTGGTGAATCTTAAAGATTTATTCATATGCAAAACAAAATATACTCAGATCCGAAAAAATATATATCGTCGAAAAATCTTTTCTACGTCGGAAAAAATAGAGCCAACGAAATTTTAACCGAAAGAATTTTTTTTCTAACCCAATAGCACATATAAACTGAGATCATTCACcatcactgtcacgacccaaaatcaaccgtcgtgatggcgcctattgtggaactaggccagcctcaactcaacaacccaacaccaataataagtttgaaaaaaacgttaacggaagcatttaacattaaagaaaaactgtttgaaacataagaaaattcaaaagtgatacaatccagcccaaaactagggtgtcactgaatacatgagcgtctagatcagaattacagtctactacagtgtctagagatataaactgaaagtacgacaaagataaagaaggagagtcaaggcccgcgaatgcagtgcaactaccttgatagtctccaaacctctaggatcctcaatcagcaaccgccgcTACGACCGgtatcacctggatctgcacacgaggtgcagggagtaacgtgagtacaccactcagtaagtaacaagtccaaactttggactaaaaggtagtgacgaactcaacctcaaCAGGTATAACCGAAATAAATGTgtagaaacgtaggcatgctttcaagtcaaatatacaGCTCAAACAATAAAGGAAATACATATCTAAACAGTGTAAGGTATACAACTCAGCTATcgctacatgccaatgcacagaatgtatgaaatgcaccatgtgctccactctcaagtattcaaccactcagtactgtatatggccattcGGCCCAGGgagatccatcccggaacatatacaacactgactataagtcaccagtaccgaggaaaaagggcaatccaaacctgtggagaaatccatctccaggtatcaagtacttcggacaaatccatgtccagggaaatccatccctcaataatattatccgcgctcactggggttgtgttacagactccggaggggctcctacagcccaagcgctatcataattaTCAATATAACCGTtgtgacgtgcagcccgatcccataattatcactcataaccaggctctcggcctcactcagtcatcaacctctccagcctcacccacgggctcacaatgtcatgaaaataaacccggaacaatgatatgatgactCAATAACTAAtcgagactgagataaaatataaaaatacatgaacatgactgagtacggaaTATGAATGAAAATAATGAGATGCCAGCAAGAAACGACTATTAAGGGTCCCGACAAtaccagcataaagcctaaacatgatatctagcataatttacagctcaattactttatcacatgatgaaagcATGGATATTAACATAatagagtcactaaacggtgccatggaatcaccAGGCcataattctcacggtgcacgcccgaacgcccgtcacttggcatgtgcaccaccttaataccaatcacataacataaaaTTTGGGATTtcaaaccctcagaaccaagtttggaagcgttacttacctcaaaccaagcaaaatcctactccgcgatgcccttgcctctcaaatcggcctccaaacgtcccgaatccagccacaagcaatacaatacaatcaatataggctaaaggaaccaattccacaagaaaataccaaattatagccaaaattcgaaatcggctcaaacccggccccccgggcccacgtctcggaatccaacaaaaattacaacactcgaaagcccattcattcacgagtctagtcataccaaatttaccaaaatccgacctcaattgcctttccaaaaccccaaagttcactcTCTAATTTCCATgccctaaatccccaaattttcaattccaatccctaattaaatgatgaataaagccatagattcacgaaaatTAGACCAatacgggttagaatcacttaccccaacgtcctccttgaaaaccttcgtaAAATCACCTCTCTCCTGAGCTCCCCAAGTCCAAAAGTGAAAATAGAAGACAAGCCTGGTACTGGGGTTTTCTGCCCAGTTaaaaccgcacatgcggtcctagctccgcacctgcggaaccgcatctGCAAACCGGGCTCCACTTCTACGGAAATTCATTAAAAGCCTGACTCCACTCCTGCGATCacttgaccgcatttgcggtcatCGCAGATGCAGGACCCAAGCCGCACATGCGATCCATCTGCGTATCTGCGCCTCccaaaccgcttctgcgaccaccgcagatgcgggatttccatcgcacctgcggtc from Nicotiana tomentosiformis chromosome 11, ASM39032v3, whole genome shotgun sequence encodes:
- the LOC104092230 gene encoding uncharacterized protein isoform X3; protein product: MFSWWVLEIRQKEAEVEKIRTFIRSVITISEEEDGFRFGSHYCLPGATSNSFTISSFDLQNIKMNYRHAKHFILMIR
- the LOC104092230 gene encoding uncharacterized protein isoform X1; protein product: MYTHCHLRVLTSLAVTSLYILSPFFFVLLCFHHSNHLHLFKIAAYMICLKLRQKEAEVEKIRTFIRSVITISEEEDGFRFGSHYCLPGATSNSFTISSFDLQNIKMNYRHAKHFILMIR
- the LOC104092230 gene encoding uncharacterized protein isoform X2, giving the protein MYQFVFINSCSLGGFWRLDRKKLKLKKSEHLSDQLLLSLKKRTDLDLGATIACRGRHQTALLFLLLICRILLATYLLG